In Gadus morhua chromosome 2, gadMor3.0, whole genome shotgun sequence, the DNA window AAACGCATGTTTATCTCTTTGGGAGATTAGGCTTTTAACCATTACGTAAAACGTTTGCAAGCACTAGCCTTAGCACGATACTTGACCAGTATTTGCGGCCCAACTTGTATACAACAAGCATAATGCATAATTTATACCAAATGGATGATGGGATGACTCTGTGGTTCTTGTGTAGGTTGggctttatttgtatttctttagCGGTACCATCTCCATAATCCTCTCTCCCCGTTTCTTCTAGTTGTAGTTAATACCTGTCCTATCCACTTGTTTGTCCATtttcctttctgtctgtctctctctctccgtccgtctccgtgtctctctccgtctcctgtgCTTTGCCCTCCTGTCTCCTGACAGTGTCCCACTCGCTGGTATTGGAAACTTGTTCCTGTAagttcctcttccctcccctcctgctAGCCCCCCCTTCCGTTTCTCCATCGCTCCGACCTCTCCACCCGCGCTCTCTCTTGTTCCCCCCCGCGGGAGCCAGGAAGGTCAGGTTCAGGTCTGGTCCTCATTTCTGTACCCCGTGTGCGACGCATGCGGCCACACACCTCCCAGCCTATGTTCTGCGTGGGATGGCACACGTCACCCTGCGCTGTGGCTTGCCCTTACACGTGAGGGACGTACTACGTGTTCCGCGGCGAGGCATCGACCTGCCCTAGTAACTTCTCTACACTCTCTCTTTGCTCgctcgccccccctctctctcgcctcgtGGGACCCTCACTTGCCCCACTTtctcagctttttttttttttttctgctcggATTCAATTACTCCCCTCTGCTCTTAACCGTTTGCCTGCCTGTCCTTCTTTCGTTACCCGTGAGCATGGTCTGTTGGATACCGTTATGTGCGTCGGTACCGCGTACATTTCTGCAATGAGTCTGATGGTTTGTTTTGAATGCCTAAATGTTTTGAGATTGACCTCTGATGGGATCAGGGATGTCTCCAAAGATTGGAGCTGTTTTTAAGTGTCCCTTTCCTGGTTTATGCTTCCTCAGCTGCGGTATAGGAAGGATAAGACACAGTCCAGACAGAAACCCATTTTCCCGATAGTGAATGAGGTCAAAGACCTGTCTACTGGttgtgctgttgttgctgtAATGCACTACTACTGCCCTGATCTGTTACGACTTGAAGGTATGGCGAGACGTTGCTTTTGAAATTCAAAGTGCTCAAGAATAGAATACAAGTTACAGTTTTTTTTGCTGCTTGTGCCTAATGGGCCTTTTGTCCGATCCCTCCTCGATAGATGTTTGTATGAAGGATGCCATGTCTGCAGCGGACAGCCTGTCCAACCTGCATTTCATCCGTGAGTTCTGCGAAAGTTGTTTAAAAAGCTGCTGTTCCTTGGCACTGGAAGATATGCTTTACGCACCACCAGAGCTTCAGGTACACACGCATGGCTACctacactccctcactcactccctcactcactcaccaactcactcactcacatgtaTTTGCTGTCAAATGCAAACACCCTCGGGCACACAACATTCTGCACTTGCACTTTACTAATTCCTTCCGAGTGTTTGCTGTCTGTGATAATTCCCATTCTGGTTGAGACTGAAACATTCTGGTTGTCATGTGTGTAGAGCAACTGGCTGAGCTTTCTCGCTGAGCTGCTGAACTGGTTTGAAGTACGAAGGCCAGAGTTCGTCCAACCCAGAGACTCATCAGGTGAGCGAAACCCATCACCGGCTCGTTTGTGAGATCCACTGTGACTGCAGGGGCGTTACAGACCCAGGGATCAGTTCAGAGCTCAGTCATCTAATGCGAGGGGTCTTCTTGTCCACTAGATGGCTCCAGACCAGCAGTGCCAGCCAGCTCCAGTAAGAGGTACACAAGCGTCCTTCCTCATGACCGTGAAGTACTTGGTAAAACTGAAAAGTGTGCCaatctttttttgtcttttttatattttccagtGGCTCACCTTCAATCTTTAGGAGGCCCTTCGTTCCCATCTCGTCCCACTTGTCCCAGTCAGGTGAGCGGAACTAAGATTGCTCTTTTTGGTGTTGTGTGTATCTGCACTTCTCTCCCTATCTTTTGTGAAGCATTATTTGTAAAATGTCATTCTCTCCCCTATTGATGTTTGAATGCGTAAACATATTTTTCATATCTTTTTGTGAGATTTTGATGGTGTTCATCCCTGCGTGATATGCATGccttacatttttttgtttgtgtttgtctgtgattgtctgtgtgtgtgtgtgtcccaatgTACTCAGGACCTTTGACTCAGTCTACCTCACTGTCTCACCTAGAAAATGCAGGAAAGACAAAGATCAGGAAACCCCTCAGGTAGGCCCGGGCAACATCCAGACGGCTCCCTCCCAACTGCACATCTGCGATGAGCATCTGTGCTCATCCTtaaagtctctctctgtctcccccccctccccccagccgcCCCCTGTCAGCCGTGTCTTTCAGTATCCCCTTCGGCCTGGACAGCGACGTGGACGTGGTGATGGGCGACCCCCTCATCACGCGCTCCGTCAGCTCTGACCAGCTCACCCCGGGGGGCCCAGCCAAGGCCAGGGCCCCCTTCGCCCCCCCCGGGGACCTCGCCCACCTGCTGCCCCGAGCCAACGGGCCCCAGAGGGCCTCGTGGGTCACCCAGAACCCCAATGCCCCGCGGCTGGCTGAGAACGGCCACCAACGGGAGAGCGAGGCGGGGGAGCTGCCCACCATCGAGGAAGCCCTGCAGATCATCCACAACGAGAGCAAGATGGAGCCCCGGCACCACCCGGACGGGGCCCCCGACGGCTTCTACCTCCACTCCCCCGACGACCAGGCGGGGGGCCGGCACGCCGGCGGCCCCCCGCCCGGTCCCGTGAGCTGCTCGGCACCCTCGCGCTCGGGGACGATGTACCGGCCCCCGGCGGAACCCCGGGAGCCCGGGCGCACCCGGAACCCCTCGGAAGGCTCCCGGGACGACGACTCGGTCCTGAGGGACGGCAGCGTGGACTCGGACGCCTCGGAGGACCCGCCCAagacccccgccgccgccacgacCCCCTGGCGCCCCCACGGCAAGGAGGCGTCGGACAGTGGCGTGAAGATGACCAGCTTCGCCGAGCGCAAGAAGAGGCACGGCCCGGAGTCGCCCAAGGCCGGCGAGCCCCCCGCCGGTGCCCCGGCCGGGGGGGGCGATGACGCGGCGGCCCGCGCCGTCGAGGAGGGCCCGGGCAAGAGCCCGAAGCTCACCAACGAGATGTCGGAGCTGGGGGTGCGGCTGGAGGAGAAGCGCAAGGCCATCGAGGCCCAGAAGAAACGCATCGAGGCCATCTTCGCCAAGCACCGGCAGCGGCTGGGCAAGAGCGCCTTCCTGCAGCTGAAGAAGGAGCAGGACGAGGGCGAGGGCGGCGCGGAGAACGGCcagggcccccccgccgccgccgacggAGACCTGACGCTGGAGGAGAGGCTGGCCCgcatggagcaggaggagaaggggcaCGACGAGCGGCGCCCCTCGAAGGACGAGGCCGGCGCCGGCGACAGAGCGGGGGCTCAGGCCGACAAAAAGGCGGCTCCCTCGGGCGAGAAGGCCACGGCGCCGCTGGGCGACTACAACAACGCCGTGTCCAAGCTGACCATGGCGCTGAGCTCCCTGCAGAGCGACATGCAGCGCCTCTCGGACCAGCAGAGCCAGCTGATCCGGAAGAAGCCGGCGGCGCCCGGCGCCCGGTCCTGGGTCATCCCGCCCGGCCCCAAGCCCCCCACGCCGGGCCGCTCGTCCCGCGAGCCCTCCCGGGACCTCAactcggcctcctcctccccctcgccgtCACCCTCGCGCCGCGCCCCGGGCCAAACGCCGCCGCCCAAGTCGCCGTACGCTCACCGCCGCGCCCAGTCGGCGCCGCCGAAGAGCCCCAAGCACCAGCAGGCGCGCCCGCCGGACCCCAAGGGCCCCGGGGTGTCCCGGGTGCTCACGGCGCCGCGCAACGTGGACCGCATCCCCCACCTGCGCCGGGTGGACCCCTGGCAGTGCAAGGTGCAGACCTCCTCGTCCTTCACCATCGGCTCGGACGACCGGCCGGCCGACCTGTACCCCTCCCCCGACCCCACGCCGACCCACACCCCCGACCCCACGCCGgcgcccacgcccacgcccacgccgCCGCGCCTCCCGGCCGAGGACGCCCTGTCGGAGGCGGGCTCCAACGACAACCAAAGCATCTTCAGCATGGAGCTGGACACCCCCCGGAAGGAGCGGCCGGCtgtggggggcagcagctccGGGGCCCCCTCGGAGTGCTCGTTCGAGAGCGACGCCGTGTTCAACGGCGACAagcgcggtggcggcggcggcggcggcctggtGGAGGTCTCCCTGCTGGCcgcccgggggggcgggggggaagggggggaggacgacgaggagcaGGGCCCCGACCCGTTCTCGGACTCCGTGAGCGACGTGACCGAGCCCGAGCTGAGGAGCGGCCTGGGCTTCTTCTTTAAGGTAGGCGGGCCGGAAGGATGGACGTCGGTCTGGGTGTCGTGGTCGGGTGTCGTGGTCGTCGTCTGTGAATTGAgtggttttgtttattttttttccgcGTGCGTTCTGTTGAGCAGGACGACAAGGAGCGCCCAGAGGATGAGATGGCCCAGCGCAGGGCGGCGCTGCTGGAGAAGCAGCAGAAGAGGGCGGATGATATGAAGAAACGCAAGCTGGAGCTGGAAAAGGAGAAAGAAGCCAAGTAGGGACCTGCTTTATGAAATGAAGAgtcgattgattgattgattgattgattgattgatatgatgattgatttgattgatcGTCAGGAAATGAACTGAGAATAGTTCTGATAACTCATGAATTGTTTTAATGTTGGATCAAGGACATCAAATAAATGCAATTCTGCTTATGTCTTATAGGTGAAAAGACGACTAGTAGTAATAGTTTTTCACAGATCCTTATCCTGAGATCAGAGTGGATGAATCATCTCGTCAAACTGGTCCTTTTTATGAACCCACTGAATGTGACTTCATCTGAGCCCCGTTTCGGCCCTTCCCTTCTCAGCAGGCCGCAGTGGATGACGATCGAGGGCTGGGGGGACAAGGGGGACTCGCGGCCTTCAACCCCAGGCACCCCCACGGGGTCAAGCACCCCCACCGCCGAGGGGACGCCCCAGCGCAGGGGGGACTTCACCCGGCTGGAGTACGAGCGGAGACACCAGCTGAAGGTCATGGAGGACCTGGGCAAGGTCCTGAGGCAGAAGCCCACCACCGTCCGCGGCGTGAAGAACCGGCCCAAGACCGTCTTCCGAGACGACTCGGGCCTGTCCCGCAGCCCCGCCAAGGGTTTTGGTAGGTGTTTCCTCCCGGAAAATATATCAATAAAATCAGATTTCGACTGTCCCGATTCACGACTGTCCATCGGTCGGGTTTTTCTATTCTATTATCCATTCAAACCCTCGCCCATTCCTCCCTCGCTCCCACCAGACACCAGGTTGAACAAGCAGTACTCCCACTCCACCATGAACCTGTCTTCAGTGGCCAACGACCTGAGCGTCAGGAAGTCTCCCAGGTATCTGTCAAAGTGAAAGCAACTTGGAAGTCAAACATCAATAAGGGAGAGAATGACATTTtgcaatattattttattatttaagcAAATAACTTCCCCCATGATTTACACTATTAATACGACGACAAGAAAAACTGTTCTCGGGGCCCCGTATCCTCAACCTTCCCTGTGTGGTCCTCTCTGCCTCAGCCGCTCCCACTCGCCTGCCAGGCGAAGCTCCCCGGGGAGGGTGAGCTCCCAGAACGGGGACAGGGACTGGGAGAAcggctccaccatctcctccccgGCCTCTATACCGGAGTACACCGGTGAGCCAGCATCTCAAGccacatcgtgtgtgtgtgtgtgtgtgtgtgtgtgtgtgtgtgtgtgtgtgtgtgtgtgtgtgtgtgtgtgtgtgtgtgtgtgtgtgtgtgtgtgtgtgtgtgtgtgtgtgtgtgtgtgtgtgtgtgtgtgtgtgtgtgagagacgtcTTTTTCAAACGCTGTTTTGTTTTCCAGGGCCCAAGCTGTACAAGGAGCCCAGCTTCAAGTCAAATAAGTTCATCATCCACAACGCTATCTCTCGCTGCTGCCTCGCCGGCAAGGTCAACGAACCGCAGAAAAACAAGATTGTAGAGGTaggctgtccccccccccccccctgttacaGAGTCCAAACTGTCCCCAACTGGGCTAGAAGTCAACGTGATCCCCTCTGTACACTTCCACTTACATGAACTGTCGTCACACTGTCGTCACTCCCTACaccgaccccctccccctcaactcATCATGTCCCCTCTCGTCCtcccgaaaaaaaaaacaggaaatggAAAAGAGCCCGGCCAACCACTTCCTCATCCTGTTCCGGGACGCCAGCTGCCAGTTCCGGGCGGTGTACACCATGAACCCGGAGACGGAGGAGATGGTGCGTCTGACCGGCGTCGGGCCCCGAGTCATCGGCCCCGACATGGTGGAGTCCATCTTCAAGTACAGCTCGGACCGCAAGCAGTTCACCGCCATCCCGTCCAAAACCATGTCTATGAGCGTGGACGCCTTCACCATCCCCGCGCAACTCTGGCAGAAACGCCCCGGAACGCCCAAGAAGCTAGGCACTCCCAAATagcctgtccccccccccccccccccccccccctcacctcacctcacctgacATGAAAGGCAAGCAACAGAAGGACACGCTCTCCTCACAGTGGAGTTCTCCCACCTCCCTCGCCTCCCCTCTCTTTAAAagcccccccccttcttcctcACAGGTACAGCATGAGGGTTGTGGAGTTGAGGGCTTGCTGCTAGGCAACGGTTTGGACcggccggtggggggggggggatacgcCGCTCGCCATGACGAGACACCTTGAGTCCCTTGAGCCAATGGTCGCGACTGCCACAGTTTTACCTGCCTTGCgtaaaaacgaaaaaaatgatatactgtatatatctaAATCTGGTGTTATCTGGATGGACAATCAAATGC includes these proteins:
- the camsap3 gene encoding calmodulin-regulated spectrin-associated protein 3 isoform X1 encodes the protein MEDSNATRKTFVVPDIKPLDLYDSTRGKICASVGWLLAKSYGNAEKVPVELREPFYCDQYEQEHLKPPVTRLLLSSELYCRTYTLLVGGSAPEGAPPPDNAALLQLLADRGLPPTDLDAPVGDADLRRKPIKMSAHLALMDALMAVGAMETVATAKTRGAAGLLGGGTSWQEPLLHWVNELNQKLRQMEEGTQDDPAQTNPEPESVQPSCPTRWYWKLVPLRYRKDKTQSRQKPIFPIVNEVKDLSTGCAVVAVMHYYCPDLLRLEDVCMKDAMSAADSLSNLHFIREFCESCLKSCCSLALEDMLYAPPELQSNWLSFLAELLNWFEVRRPEFVQPRDSSDGSRPAVPASSSKSGSPSIFRRPFVPISSHLSQSGPLTQSTSLSHLENAGKTKIRKPLSRPLSAVSFSIPFGLDSDVDVVMGDPLITRSVSSDQLTPGGPAKARAPFAPPGDLAHLLPRANGPQRASWVTQNPNAPRLAENGHQRESEAGELPTIEEALQIIHNESKMEPRHHPDGAPDGFYLHSPDDQAGGRHAGGPPPGPVSCSAPSRSGTMYRPPAEPREPGRTRNPSEGSRDDDSVLRDGSVDSDASEDPPKTPAAATTPWRPHGKEASDSGVKMTSFAERKKRHGPESPKAGEPPAGAPAGGGDDAAARAVEEGPGKSPKLTNEMSELGVRLEEKRKAIEAQKKRIEAIFAKHRQRLGKSAFLQLKKEQDEGEGGAENGQGPPAAADGDLTLEERLARMEQEEKGHDERRPSKDEAGAGDRAGAQADKKAAPSGEKATAPLGDYNNAVSKLTMALSSLQSDMQRLSDQQSQLIRKKPAAPGARSWVIPPGPKPPTPGRSSREPSRDLNSASSSPSPSPSRRAPGQTPPPKSPYAHRRAQSAPPKSPKHQQARPPDPKGPGVSRVLTAPRNVDRIPHLRRVDPWQCKVQTSSSFTIGSDDRPADLYPSPDPTPTHTPDPTPAPTPTPTPPRLPAEDALSEAGSNDNQSIFSMELDTPRKERPAVGGSSSGAPSECSFESDAVFNGDKRGGGGGGGLVEVSLLAARGGGGEGGEDDEEQGPDPFSDSVSDVTEPELRSGLGFFFKDDKERPEDEMAQRRAALLEKQQKRADDMKKRKLELEKEKEANRPQWMTIEGWGDKGDSRPSTPGTPTGSSTPTAEGTPQRRGDFTRLEYERRHQLKVMEDLGKVLRQKPTTVRGVKNRPKTVFRDDSGLSRSPAKGFDTRLNKQYSHSTMNLSSVANDLSVRKSPSRSHSPARRSSPGRVSSQNGDRDWENGSTISSPASIPEYTGPKLYKEPSFKSNKFIIHNAISRCCLAGKVNEPQKNKIVEEMEKSPANHFLILFRDASCQFRAVYTMNPETEEMVRLTGVGPRVIGPDMVESIFKYSSDRKQFTAIPSKTMSMSVDAFTIPAQLWQKRPGTPKKLGTPK
- the camsap3 gene encoding calmodulin-regulated spectrin-associated protein 3 isoform X3 encodes the protein MEDSNATRKTFVVPDIKPLDLYDSTRGKICASVGWLLAKSYGNAEKVPVELREPFYCDQYEQEHLKPPVTRLLLSSELYCRTYTLLVGGSAPEGAPPPDNAALLQLLADRGLPPTDLDAPVGDADLRRKPIKMSAHLALMDALMAVGAMETVATAKTRGAAGLLGGGTSWQEPLLHWVNELNQKLRQMEEGTQDDPAQTNPEPESVQPSCPTRWYWKLVPLRYRKDKTQSRQKPIFPIVNEVKDLSTGCAVVAVMHYYCPDLLRLEDVCMKDAMSAADSLSNLHFIREFCESCLKSCCSLALEDMLYAPPELQSNWLSFLAELLNWFEVRRPEFVQPRDSSDGSRPAVPASSSKSGSPSIFRRPFVPISSHLSQSENAGKTKIRKPLSRPLSAVSFSIPFGLDSDVDVVMGDPLITRSVSSDQLTPGGPAKARAPFAPPGDLAHLLPRANGPQRASWVTQNPNAPRLAENGHQRESEAGELPTIEEALQIIHNESKMEPRHHPDGAPDGFYLHSPDDQAGGRHAGGPPPGPVSCSAPSRSGTMYRPPAEPREPGRTRNPSEGSRDDDSVLRDGSVDSDASEDPPKTPAAATTPWRPHGKEASDSGVKMTSFAERKKRHGPESPKAGEPPAGAPAGGGDDAAARAVEEGPGKSPKLTNEMSELGVRLEEKRKAIEAQKKRIEAIFAKHRQRLGKSAFLQLKKEQDEGEGGAENGQGPPAAADGDLTLEERLARMEQEEKGHDERRPSKDEAGAGDRAGAQADKKAAPSGEKATAPLGDYNNAVSKLTMALSSLQSDMQRLSDQQSQLIRKKPAAPGARSWVIPPGPKPPTPGRSSREPSRDLNSASSSPSPSPSRRAPGQTPPPKSPYAHRRAQSAPPKSPKHQQARPPDPKGPGVSRVLTAPRNVDRIPHLRRVDPWQCKVQTSSSFTIGSDDRPADLYPSPDPTPTHTPDPTPAPTPTPTPPRLPAEDALSEAGSNDNQSIFSMELDTPRKERPAVGGSSSGAPSECSFESDAVFNGDKRGGGGGGGLVEVSLLAARGGGGEGGEDDEEQGPDPFSDSVSDVTEPELRSGLGFFFKDDKERPEDEMAQRRAALLEKQQKRADDMKKRKLELEKEKEANRPQWMTIEGWGDKGDSRPSTPGTPTGSSTPTAEGTPQRRGDFTRLEYERRHQLKVMEDLGKVLRQKPTTVRGVKNRPKTVFRDDSGLSRSPAKGFDTRLNKQYSHSTMNLSSVANDLSVRKSPSRSHSPARRSSPGRVSSQNGDRDWENGSTISSPASIPEYTGPKLYKEPSFKSNKFIIHNAISRCCLAGKVNEPQKNKIVEEMEKSPANHFLILFRDASCQFRAVYTMNPETEEMVRLTGVGPRVIGPDMVESIFKYSSDRKQFTAIPSKTMSMSVDAFTIPAQLWQKRPGTPKKLGTPK
- the camsap3 gene encoding calmodulin-regulated spectrin-associated protein 3 isoform X2, encoding MEDSNATRKTFVVPDIKPLDLYDSTRGKICASVGWLLAKSYGNAEKVPVELREPFYCDQYEQEHLKPPVTRLLLSSELYCRTYTLLVGGSAPEGAPPPDNAALLQLLADRGLPPTDLDAPVGDADLRRKPIKMSAHLALMDALMAVGAMETVATAKTRGAAGLLGGGTSWQEPLLHWVNELNQKLRQMEEGTQDDPAQTNPEPESVQPSLRYRKDKTQSRQKPIFPIVNEVKDLSTGCAVVAVMHYYCPDLLRLEDVCMKDAMSAADSLSNLHFIREFCESCLKSCCSLALEDMLYAPPELQSNWLSFLAELLNWFEVRRPEFVQPRDSSDGSRPAVPASSSKSGSPSIFRRPFVPISSHLSQSGPLTQSTSLSHLENAGKTKIRKPLSRPLSAVSFSIPFGLDSDVDVVMGDPLITRSVSSDQLTPGGPAKARAPFAPPGDLAHLLPRANGPQRASWVTQNPNAPRLAENGHQRESEAGELPTIEEALQIIHNESKMEPRHHPDGAPDGFYLHSPDDQAGGRHAGGPPPGPVSCSAPSRSGTMYRPPAEPREPGRTRNPSEGSRDDDSVLRDGSVDSDASEDPPKTPAAATTPWRPHGKEASDSGVKMTSFAERKKRHGPESPKAGEPPAGAPAGGGDDAAARAVEEGPGKSPKLTNEMSELGVRLEEKRKAIEAQKKRIEAIFAKHRQRLGKSAFLQLKKEQDEGEGGAENGQGPPAAADGDLTLEERLARMEQEEKGHDERRPSKDEAGAGDRAGAQADKKAAPSGEKATAPLGDYNNAVSKLTMALSSLQSDMQRLSDQQSQLIRKKPAAPGARSWVIPPGPKPPTPGRSSREPSRDLNSASSSPSPSPSRRAPGQTPPPKSPYAHRRAQSAPPKSPKHQQARPPDPKGPGVSRVLTAPRNVDRIPHLRRVDPWQCKVQTSSSFTIGSDDRPADLYPSPDPTPTHTPDPTPAPTPTPTPPRLPAEDALSEAGSNDNQSIFSMELDTPRKERPAVGGSSSGAPSECSFESDAVFNGDKRGGGGGGGLVEVSLLAARGGGGEGGEDDEEQGPDPFSDSVSDVTEPELRSGLGFFFKDDKERPEDEMAQRRAALLEKQQKRADDMKKRKLELEKEKEANRPQWMTIEGWGDKGDSRPSTPGTPTGSSTPTAEGTPQRRGDFTRLEYERRHQLKVMEDLGKVLRQKPTTVRGVKNRPKTVFRDDSGLSRSPAKGFDTRLNKQYSHSTMNLSSVANDLSVRKSPSRSHSPARRSSPGRVSSQNGDRDWENGSTISSPASIPEYTGPKLYKEPSFKSNKFIIHNAISRCCLAGKVNEPQKNKIVEEMEKSPANHFLILFRDASCQFRAVYTMNPETEEMVRLTGVGPRVIGPDMVESIFKYSSDRKQFTAIPSKTMSMSVDAFTIPAQLWQKRPGTPKKLGTPK